The Streptomyces sp. NBC_00459 DNA segment TCCCCTCGCCGCTCTCGGCGTCCGGGTGCCACTTGTGGACCTGGACGATGCCCGGCTCGACCAGGTCGAGGCCCTCGAAGAACTCCTCCGCCTCCGGGAACGTACGCAGGCGCATCGGCATGTTGCGGGCCTTGTACTCGCGGGCGACCCGGCCCACCTCCTCCGGGGCGAACTCGGCGGTGCCGATGGACATCGCCAGGTAGCTGCCCGAGGGGAGCGGGTCGAGGAGACGGCGGACGATGCCCACCGCGTCGTCCTCGTCCAGGACGAAGTGGACGATGGCGATCACCGTGAGCGCGACCGGCTTGGTCAGGTCGAGGGTCTCGCGGAAGTCGGGGGAGTCGAGGATGGCCTCCGGGTGCTGGAAGTCGGCCTCGATGTACGCCGTCCGGCCCTCCGGGGTGCTGGCCAGCAGGCCCTGGGAGAGGGTGAGGACGATCGGGTCGTTGTCGACGTAGACCACCCGGGACTCGGGGGCCACCGACTGCGCGATCTCGTGCAGGTTGGGGGAGGTCGGAATGCCGGTGCCTATGTCGAGGAACTGGCGGATGCCCGCTTCCTTGGCCAGGTAGGCCACCGCGCGGTTCATCCAGTCGCGGTTGGCCTTCATGTGGATCGGCAGAGCGGGCCACTCGTGCGACATGGCGTCGCCCGCTTCCTTGTCGGCGGGGTAGTAGTCCTTACCGCCGAGGATGTAGTCGTAGATCCGCGCGGAGTGTGCGTTCTCCGTGTCGATTCGGTCGGCCGGCCATCCGTTGTCGGGCACGCGGCCCCTCCCATTCAGGTCGTAAGGCTGAGTCAGGTCGATCAAGTCTCAGTAGAAACAAGGCAGTTCAGAGCAGGAAGTCTGCGACACCCGCCTTGACGCCGGCCAGGAAACTCGTCATCTCGTGCGGGGTGAAGACCAGGGCCGGGCTGTCGGGATCGGTCGACTGGCGGACGGCGACCCGGCCGTCGGCGAGCTTCTTCACTTCGACGCAGGCACCGCCCGCGTCGTCGCTCCACGGCTTGGACCAGCCCCGGGAGCCGAGCTCGTGGGCCGGCATGCCGTTGCGTACGGGGTGGGAGTGGCTGGTGTGGTTCGGGTGGGTGTGTGCGAGATGGGGGTGAGTGGGGTGGTGCATGTCAGAGCTCCTTGCGAATCGCACCGAGGAGGGCCTCGGTCTTTCTGGCGGGCGCCGACTGCGCGCCCAGCCGGTCCAGAGCCTCGCGATAGACGACGACGTCGTCGCCCTTGTCGAGGTACACCGCGCCGACCAGACCGCTCAGATAGACGATGTCCGGCAACTCGGGTGCCCTGAACCGGAAGAGATGGAACGCTCCGGCCCGCATCGCGGGATGCGGGCCGTTGCCGAACGGCATGATCTGCAAGGTCACATGAGGCAGCGCGTTCATCTCGATCAGATGGTCGATCTGCGCGCGCATCACCTCCGGACCGCCGACCGGCCACCGCAGCACGGTCTCGTCCATCACGATCCACACCCGCGGCGGTGCCGCGCGGGTCAGCAGTTCCTGGCGGCGCAGACGCAGCGCCACCCGGCGGTCCGTCGCCTCCGAGGAGGCGTGCGGATTGCCGGCACCCAGCAGCGCACGCGCGTACTCCGCCGTCTGGAACAGACCTGGCACGAACTGCGCCTCGTACGCACGGATCTGCAACGCAGCCTGTTCCAGGCTCAGATACGCGGCGAACCAGTCGGGCAGTACGTCCCGGTAGTTGTGCCACCAGCCGCGCTTGTTGGCCTCGCGGACCGACTTCAGGAACGTGTCGATCTCCTGCTGGTCCGTCACCCCGTATGTCTGCAGCAGTTTCTCGACGTCCGGCAGGCGGAGACGGGCCACCTTGGCCGCTTCCATCCTGCGGATCGTGGAGTGGCTGACGCCGATGGCCGCGCCCGCGTCCTCGAACGTGAGGCCGGCGCGCGTCCGCAGCTCCTCCAGCTGTCTGCCGAGGATCATGCGCAGGACGGAGGGGGCGCCGCCCCAGTCGGTCTCCGCGGTCACACCTACCCCCTCACACCGGGCTCAGGGTTGCAGTCTGTCACGATCATCTTTCGACGGAAGCAGCATGCACCCCACAAATTGCAAATTTCAACTTGCTGGTTGCGAGCCGTTGTTGTCAGGTGTCACAGTGTTCGTACCTTCCCGGAAACGGTGAACGACGAGACTGAACGGCCCAGTTGGGGGAGAAGGGGCCGCAACCTGCGCTGTTTTGATGCGGGTTGACCTGCTCGCGGATCACATTCGGGGCGGTGTCGCACCGGCCAGGGTGCGCAGG contains these protein-coding regions:
- a CDS encoding SAM-dependent methyltransferase, producing MPDNGWPADRIDTENAHSARIYDYILGGKDYYPADKEAGDAMSHEWPALPIHMKANRDWMNRAVAYLAKEAGIRQFLDIGTGIPTSPNLHEIAQSVAPESRVVYVDNDPIVLTLSQGLLASTPEGRTAYIEADFQHPEAILDSPDFRETLDLTKPVALTVIAIVHFVLDEDDAVGIVRRLLDPLPSGSYLAMSIGTAEFAPEEVGRVAREYKARNMPMRLRTFPEAEEFFEGLDLVEPGIVQVHKWHPDAESGEGIRDEDIAMYGAVARKP
- a CDS encoding DUF397 domain-containing protein, coding for MHHPTHPHLAHTHPNHTSHSHPVRNGMPAHELGSRGWSKPWSDDAGGACVEVKKLADGRVAVRQSTDPDSPALVFTPHEMTSFLAGVKAGVADFLL
- a CDS encoding helix-turn-helix domain-containing protein, producing the protein MTAETDWGGAPSVLRMILGRQLEELRTRAGLTFEDAGAAIGVSHSTIRRMEAAKVARLRLPDVEKLLQTYGVTDQQEIDTFLKSVREANKRGWWHNYRDVLPDWFAAYLSLEQAALQIRAYEAQFVPGLFQTAEYARALLGAGNPHASSEATDRRVALRLRRQELLTRAAPPRVWIVMDETVLRWPVGGPEVMRAQIDHLIEMNALPHVTLQIMPFGNGPHPAMRAGAFHLFRFRAPELPDIVYLSGLVGAVYLDKGDDVVVYREALDRLGAQSAPARKTEALLGAIRKEL